A genomic segment from Thermotoga neapolitana DSM 4359 encodes:
- a CDS encoding NAD-dependent protein deacylase produces MKEFLKLLNESRLTVVLTGAGISTPSGIPDFRGPQGIYRKYPQNVFDIDFFYSHPEKFYEFAKEGIFPMLEAKPNPAHVLLAKLEERGLIEAVITQNIDRLHQKAGSKKVIELHGNVEEYYCTRCGKEYTVKDVMEKLEKDSVPRCDDCSGLIRPNIVFFGEALPQNALNEAIRLSSKANLMIVMGSSLVVYPAAELPLITVRGGGKLVIVNMGETPLDDLATLKYNMDVVEFANNVMKEGGIS; encoded by the coding sequence ATGAAGGAGTTTCTGAAACTGCTGAATGAATCCAGACTCACAGTTGTGCTCACAGGAGCCGGAATAAGTACCCCAAGTGGTATTCCCGACTTCAGAGGGCCACAGGGTATATACAGAAAGTACCCGCAGAACGTCTTCGATATAGACTTCTTCTACTCTCACCCTGAAAAATTCTATGAGTTCGCAAAAGAGGGTATCTTCCCCATGCTGGAAGCAAAACCAAACCCTGCACACGTTCTGCTGGCAAAACTGGAAGAGCGGGGACTCATAGAGGCCGTTATCACACAGAACATAGACAGACTCCATCAGAAAGCAGGAAGCAAAAAGGTCATAGAACTTCATGGAAACGTCGAAGAGTACTACTGCACAAGATGTGGAAAGGAATACACGGTGAAAGACGTTATGGAAAAACTCGAAAAAGACAGCGTTCCAAGGTGCGACGATTGTTCAGGCCTGATCAGACCAAACATCGTGTTCTTTGGAGAGGCATTACCTCAGAACGCCCTGAACGAGGCAATCCGCCTTTCATCGAAAGCCAATCTGATGATCGTGATGGGATCCTCTCTGGTCGTGTATCCGGCTGCCGAACTTCCCCTCATAACCGTTCGCGGTGGAGGAAAACTGGTCATCGTGAACATGGGAGAAACTCCGCTTGATGATCTGGCCACTCTGAAGTACAATATGGATGTTGTCGAGTTCGCCAACAATGTAATGAAAGAGGGAGGAATTTCATGA
- a CDS encoding segregation and condensation protein A → MELVFKLPVFEGPLDLLLYLVRKKKVDIRQVPISQLADEFVEYLEHMKRLDMKITSDFLEMASTLMELKSKLLIPRVREEEKEEVERKREELYRRLEEYSKVKEIVQRMREEPSLLKRKPVRLKTPFFEKVERLEKFREILERIWKEEALRESVHRVKSEVFSVEDMMEKILEEVDGEEEIPSLLSRAKNVYELIVRLLAILELVKIGKLILLEDMKIRRFAHAS, encoded by the coding sequence ATGGAACTTGTTTTCAAGCTCCCCGTCTTCGAGGGTCCCCTTGATCTTCTACTCTATCTTGTGAGGAAAAAGAAGGTGGACATCAGGCAGGTTCCCATATCCCAACTCGCAGACGAATTCGTCGAATATCTGGAACACATGAAGAGGCTGGACATGAAGATCACATCGGATTTTCTCGAGATGGCGTCCACGCTGATGGAACTGAAATCCAAACTTCTCATTCCAAGGGTGAGGGAAGAAGAAAAAGAAGAAGTGGAAAGAAAACGTGAGGAACTCTACAGAAGACTGGAAGAGTATTCGAAAGTGAAGGAGATCGTTCAGAGGATGAGGGAAGAGCCGTCCCTTTTGAAAAGAAAACCTGTTCGGTTAAAAACACCCTTCTTTGAAAAGGTCGAAAGACTGGAGAAGTTCAGAGAGATCCTGGAGCGTATCTGGAAGGAAGAGGCCCTCCGTGAGTCCGTCCATCGTGTGAAGAGTGAGGTTTTCTCTGTGGAGGACATGATGGAAAAAATTTTAGAAGAGGTCGATGGGGAAGAGGAAATTCCTTCTTTGCTCTCCCGAGCAAAGAACGTTTATGAACTCATAGTGAGGTTGCTTGCCATCCTGGAGCTTGTGAAGATCGGAAAACTCATACTTCTCGAGGACATGAAGATCAGGAGGTTCGCCCATGCATCTTAA
- a CDS encoding DUF6115 domain-containing protein, producing MSFLDYLVVLSTLGTVVFSWTYLLLGRENGQRELDREEIEERIMELMGKFRYMSANRLELLERKTQEIRRLIAEANTAMSKLMVKMSEMERLELSKVEITEEKTVREEQKTQKEPEDDTEKDAGIEKKIVSMYDRGFSEIDIAKKLGVTVGEVRLILQLFKRNVG from the coding sequence ATGAGTTTTCTCGATTACCTTGTAGTCCTATCGACACTGGGTACGGTGGTTTTTTCATGGACTTACCTTCTTCTTGGAAGGGAAAACGGTCAGAGAGAGCTGGACAGAGAGGAAATCGAAGAAAGAATAATGGAACTCATGGGAAAGTTTCGTTACATGTCTGCAAACAGGCTGGAACTACTTGAGAGAAAAACCCAGGAGATCAGAAGACTCATAGCAGAGGCGAACACCGCCATGTCGAAGTTGATGGTGAAAATGTCGGAGATGGAACGGCTGGAACTTTCCAAGGTGGAAATCACCGAAGAGAAAACCGTGAGAGAAGAACAAAAAACACAGAAAGAACCTGAAGACGACACAGAGAAGGATGCCGGTATAGAGAAAAAGATCGTCTCCATGTACGACAGAGGATTTTCTGAGATAGACATCGCCAAAAAACTCGGTGTCACGGTGGGGGAGGTCAGGCTGATCCTGCAGCTTTTCAAGAGGAACGTCGGTTGA
- a CDS encoding ABC transporter ATP-binding protein, protein MRNLKVRYGDLQVVEDLSLDLFEGEILSLVGPSGCGKTTIVKAILGLIPYEGNVLISTSSVGYCPQKDVLFDWMTVYENAALPLILRGKKATENVKELIERFGLSGFEDKRPYQLSGGMRQRLSVLRAVLSGKDLLVLDEPFSSVDAYTRKKLQIWLSEEIHRMKSSAILITHDVEEAVFLSDRILVLSPRPTKVLREILVPFPKPRTLEVLSDPLFSELEKKILEILMNQL, encoded by the coding sequence GTGAGGAACCTGAAAGTTCGATACGGTGATCTTCAGGTGGTGGAGGATCTCTCCCTGGATCTTTTCGAGGGAGAGATCCTCTCTCTTGTTGGACCTTCTGGTTGTGGTAAGACTACCATCGTGAAGGCCATTCTCGGTCTCATCCCGTATGAAGGAAACGTGTTGATCTCCACATCCAGTGTGGGATACTGCCCTCAAAAAGACGTACTCTTCGACTGGATGACGGTTTACGAAAACGCCGCCCTTCCGCTCATTCTGAGGGGCAAAAAAGCTACAGAGAACGTGAAAGAACTGATCGAAAGGTTCGGCCTTTCGGGCTTCGAAGACAAACGTCCTTATCAGCTGAGTGGAGGTATGAGACAGAGACTTTCGGTCCTCAGGGCCGTGCTTTCGGGGAAAGACCTCCTGGTACTGGACGAGCCCTTCTCATCGGTCGACGCGTACACGAGAAAGAAACTTCAGATATGGCTTTCAGAAGAGATACACAGAATGAAAAGCTCTGCCATACTGATCACACACGACGTGGAGGAAGCCGTGTTTCTCTCCGACAGGATACTGGTCCTTTCCCCACGACCCACGAAGGTATTGAGGGAGATCCTGGTACCATTTCCAAAACCGAGAACGCTCGAAGTGCTCTCGGATCCACTCTTTTCTGAGTTAGAAAAGAAGATTCTGGAGATCCTCATGAATCAACTCTGA
- a CDS encoding ABC transporter permease: MRRKYRSTAKWIFLVATLVVWEFSNVPQYLLPKPSSIVSQMISQWRILLVHSLYTIAESLSGLAIGLVIGVGLAVLMDTFQFIREILYPVLIVSQAIPIVAVAPLVVIWFGLGIGTKVGVVAFVTLFPVALNTLEGFRTIDPDALDLFRVMKATRTQIYRYLIIPHTLPYVFSGLKISATYAVVSAVIGEWLGAEKGLGIYMIRAMNTFRADRLFVSIVIVVILSVAVFKMVDLLSRRFTPWFEERRMVT; encoded by the coding sequence TTGAGGAGAAAGTATCGAAGTACCGCTAAGTGGATCTTTCTGGTTGCCACTCTGGTCGTGTGGGAGTTCTCGAATGTACCGCAGTATCTTCTCCCAAAGCCGTCCTCCATCGTCTCCCAGATGATCTCACAGTGGAGAATACTGCTCGTTCACAGTCTGTACACCATAGCTGAGTCCCTCTCTGGTCTTGCAATCGGTCTTGTGATCGGTGTGGGACTCGCTGTGCTAATGGACACTTTCCAGTTCATCAGAGAGATACTCTATCCCGTGTTGATCGTTTCACAGGCAATTCCCATAGTCGCCGTGGCACCGCTTGTGGTCATCTGGTTCGGACTTGGAATCGGAACGAAGGTGGGTGTTGTGGCTTTCGTGACACTCTTTCCCGTGGCTCTCAACACCCTGGAAGGATTCAGAACGATAGATCCGGACGCACTGGACCTTTTCAGGGTGATGAAGGCAACCAGAACACAGATCTACAGATACCTGATAATACCCCACACGCTTCCTTACGTTTTCTCCGGGCTCAAGATATCCGCCACCTACGCCGTGGTCTCCGCCGTCATAGGTGAGTGGCTTGGTGCAGAGAAGGGACTTGGAATCTACATGATCAGAGCCATGAACACGTTCAGAGCAGACAGACTCTTTGTTTCCATCGTGATAGTGGTGATCCTGAGTGTGGCCGTGTTCAAGATGGTGGATCTACTTTCAAGAAGATTCACGCCGTGGTTTGAGGAAAGGAGGATGGTAACATGA
- a CDS encoding ABC transporter substrate-binding protein, whose amino-acid sequence MKKILVLLFLIPLVLFAEEVTVVLDWYPNTNHTGLYVAKDLGYYEEEGLNVEIVQPSRLTAEQIVASGKAEFGVSYQEAVTLARGEGLPIVSIAAVIQHNTSGFAWLKSEGIKSVKDWEGKKYGTWGSPIERATIEYIMKKYGADPSKVIFVNVGQMDFFAGTLNDVFDFAWIFYGWDGVASKVKGIEIEFLPLREIDEVFDYYTPVLITSESLIEKNPDLVRRFLRATARGYEYAIQHPVEAAKILLKYAPELDEKIVVESQKYLAGQYRADAEKWGYQKEEVWRRYAEWLHSTGFLKEMIDVTKAFTNEFLP is encoded by the coding sequence ATGAAGAAGATACTGGTGCTTCTCTTTCTGATTCCCCTCGTCCTTTTCGCAGAGGAAGTAACGGTTGTTCTGGACTGGTATCCAAACACGAATCACACGGGACTCTACGTTGCCAAAGACCTTGGATACTACGAAGAAGAAGGTCTGAACGTGGAGATCGTACAACCCTCCAGGCTTACGGCGGAACAAATCGTGGCCAGCGGAAAAGCAGAATTCGGTGTCAGTTACCAGGAGGCGGTCACTCTCGCCCGGGGAGAGGGGCTTCCCATCGTCTCAATAGCCGCAGTAATACAGCATAACACATCGGGATTTGCATGGCTGAAGAGTGAAGGCATAAAGAGCGTGAAAGACTGGGAAGGAAAAAAATACGGAACGTGGGGATCTCCCATAGAAAGAGCAACGATAGAGTACATCATGAAAAAATACGGTGCTGATCCTTCGAAGGTGATCTTCGTGAACGTTGGACAGATGGACTTCTTCGCCGGGACCCTGAACGACGTGTTCGATTTCGCCTGGATCTTCTACGGGTGGGACGGTGTTGCAAGCAAGGTGAAAGGAATAGAGATAGAATTCCTCCCGCTTCGGGAGATAGACGAGGTCTTCGACTACTACACACCCGTTCTCATAACGAGTGAATCCCTGATAGAGAAGAATCCGGACCTTGTGAGAAGATTTCTGAGAGCGACGGCAAGGGGCTACGAATACGCCATTCAGCATCCTGTCGAGGCTGCAAAGATTCTGCTCAAATACGCTCCGGAACTCGATGAAAAGATAGTTGTCGAATCTCAAAAGTACCTCGCCGGCCAGTACAGGGCAGACGCCGAAAAGTGGGGATACCAGAAAGAAGAGGTGTGGAGGAGATACGCGGAATGGCTTCATTCGACGGGCTTTTTGAAGGAAATGATAGACGTGACGAAGGCCTTCACGAACGAATTTCTCCCGTGA
- a CDS encoding DUF4897 domain-containing protein — protein sequence MSSKTIYILLVIMVVFMLVEFLFFFLGGRAPFEIVYYKSTMEYDYSGNATFTTNAKLYFKDEKKKEEYKANYASASKEGLNEYFSQVSKEVGREIIPLDYEVSVSDSGGMLEVTETTLLKGAAQLNGDVLDTSMGSLTLNVPGETEIVMKLPEDATVISIFPTPTERENNVLIWRPKEPMRFPSVIFKRVTENEGVSETAE from the coding sequence TTGAGTTCAAAAACCATCTACATTTTGCTCGTGATCATGGTGGTCTTCATGCTCGTGGAGTTTCTTTTTTTCTTCCTGGGAGGACGAGCTCCCTTTGAAATAGTATACTACAAGAGCACGATGGAGTACGATTATTCTGGAAATGCGACGTTTACCACGAACGCGAAGCTGTATTTCAAAGACGAAAAGAAAAAGGAAGAGTACAAGGCAAACTACGCCTCCGCCTCCAAAGAGGGACTGAATGAGTATTTCTCTCAGGTCAGCAAAGAGGTCGGAAGAGAGATAATCCCGCTGGACTACGAGGTGAGTGTTAGCGACTCTGGAGGCATGCTTGAGGTCACAGAGACCACTCTTCTGAAGGGCGCTGCACAGTTGAACGGTGATGTTCTGGACACGAGCATGGGAAGTCTCACACTGAACGTGCCAGGAGAGACAGAGATCGTTATGAAGCTGCCGGAAGACGCCACGGTGATATCGATCTTCCCCACTCCAACCGAGAGGGAAAACAACGTTCTGATATGGAGACCGAAGGAACCAATGAGATTTCCAAGCGTCATCTTCAAGAGGGTGACGGAGAATGAAGGAGTTTCTGAAACTGCTGAATGA
- the prmC gene encoding peptide chain release factor N(5)-glutamine methyltransferase: protein MDARENVTGVERKVWDLIRELSSELKNVAENPVLEAILIAAKVLGVRKEDVVTKDIIVSEKEKSIIKELVEKRANGYPLHYILGEKEFMGLSFFVEEGVFIPRPETEELVEMALDLIKRYGLRVVADVGTGSGAIGVSIAKFSGAIVFATDISEKAVEVSLKNAKRHGVLDRFVVKRGRFLEPFEKDYEKMEMILSNPPYVKMSARLPQDVLFEPSEALFAGEDGLDFYREFFRRYSTEGKIVLMEIGEDQVEELKKIVPGAAFLKDTSGRYRFLHINRRSS, encoded by the coding sequence ATGGACGCCAGAGAGAATGTCACCGGAGTTGAGAGAAAAGTTTGGGATCTGATCAGAGAACTTTCTTCTGAGTTAAAGAACGTGGCAGAAAATCCAGTTCTGGAGGCTATTCTGATAGCGGCAAAGGTTCTTGGAGTGAGAAAAGAAGACGTTGTCACAAAAGACATCATCGTTTCTGAAAAAGAAAAGAGTATCATCAAAGAACTGGTGGAAAAAAGAGCAAATGGATACCCTCTCCATTACATCCTTGGAGAAAAGGAGTTCATGGGACTTTCTTTTTTCGTGGAAGAGGGTGTGTTCATTCCAAGGCCGGAAACGGAAGAACTCGTTGAGATGGCACTCGATCTGATCAAAAGATACGGCTTAAGGGTGGTTGCCGACGTGGGAACTGGAAGTGGTGCGATTGGAGTGAGCATTGCGAAATTTTCTGGGGCAATCGTTTTTGCAACGGATATCTCCGAAAAGGCGGTGGAAGTTTCTCTGAAAAACGCGAAAAGACACGGCGTTCTGGATCGATTCGTGGTGAAGCGGGGAAGATTTCTGGAGCCGTTCGAAAAAGATTACGAGAAAATGGAGATGATCCTTTCCAATCCTCCTTATGTAAAAATGAGTGCCAGACTTCCACAGGACGTTCTTTTCGAGCCTTCAGAAGCCCTCTTTGCCGGCGAGGACGGACTTGACTTCTACAGAGAGTTCTTCAGAAGGTACAGTACGGAAGGAAAGATCGTTCTCATGGAGATAGGAGAAGACCAGGTGGAAGAGTTAAAAAAGATCGTACCGGGGGCAGCCTTCCTCAAAGACACATCGGGCAGGTATCGTTTTCTTCATATCAACCGACGTTCCTCTTGA
- a CDS encoding thiamine-binding protein: MPKVTVSIKVVPAVEDGRLHEVIDRAIEKIASWGMKYEVGPSSTTVEGDFDEIMDRVKELARYLENFTKRFVLQLDVDYRSGGITIEEKVSKYR, from the coding sequence GTGCCGAAGGTTACAGTTTCCATAAAAGTAGTACCTGCCGTGGAAGATGGAAGACTCCACGAGGTGATCGACAGAGCCATAGAAAAAATAGCATCGTGGGGCATGAAGTACGAAGTGGGACCATCCAGCACAACGGTGGAGGGAGATTTCGACGAGATCATGGATCGAGTGAAAGAACTCGCAAGATACCTTGAAAATTTTACAAAGAGGTTCGTTCTCCAGCTCGACGTGGACTACAGATCTGGAGGTATCACCATTGAGGAGAAAGTATCGAAGTACCGCTAA
- a CDS encoding metal-sulfur cluster assembly factor, protein MPKKVTKEDVLNALKNVIDFELGLDVVSLGLVYDIQIDDQNNVKVLMTMTTPMCPLAGMILSDAEEAIKKIEGVGNVEVELTFDPPWTPERMSPELREKFGI, encoded by the coding sequence ATGCCAAAAAAGGTGACAAAAGAAGACGTTCTGAACGCTCTGAAAAACGTGATAGATTTTGAACTGGGACTGGACGTGGTGAGTCTGGGCCTGGTGTACGATATCCAGATCGATGACCAGAACAACGTGAAGGTGCTCATGACGATGACGACTCCCATGTGCCCTCTGGCAGGTATGATCCTCTCCGACGCGGAAGAGGCCATAAAAAAGATAGAGGGCGTTGGAAACGTGGAGGTGGAGCTCACCTTCGATCCGCCATGGACGCCAGAGAGAATGTCACCGGAGTTGAGAGAAAAGTTTGGGATCTGA
- the trpS gene encoding tryptophan--tRNA ligase — translation MRILSGMRPTGKLHIGHLVGALENWVKLQEEGNECFYFVADWHALTTHYDDVSRLKEYTRDLVRGFLACGIDPEKSVVFVQSGVKEHAELALLFSMIVSVSRLERVPTYKEIKKELNYKDLSTAGFLIYPVLQAADILIYKAEGVPVGEDQVYHIELTREIARRFNHLYAEVFPEPDAILSRVPKLPGTDGRKMSKSYGNIINLEISEVELERTILRMMTDPARVRRTDPGNPENCPVWKYHQAFDISEEESKWVWEGCTTARIGCVDCKKLLLKNMKKKLMPIWENFSRIDEDPHYVDDVIFEGTKRAREVARQTMEEVRKAMNLMF, via the coding sequence TTGAGAATCCTGAGCGGTATGAGACCAACGGGAAAACTTCACATAGGTCACCTGGTGGGGGCTCTTGAAAACTGGGTGAAACTTCAGGAAGAGGGGAACGAGTGTTTCTATTTCGTGGCCGACTGGCACGCCCTGACAACACACTACGACGATGTTTCCCGGCTGAAAGAGTACACACGGGATCTGGTGAGGGGGTTTCTCGCCTGTGGAATAGATCCTGAAAAGTCCGTGGTGTTCGTCCAGTCCGGTGTGAAAGAGCATGCAGAACTTGCACTTCTGTTCAGTATGATCGTCTCCGTATCGCGCCTTGAAAGAGTTCCAACCTACAAGGAAATAAAGAAAGAACTCAATTACAAGGACCTTTCCACCGCAGGATTTCTCATATACCCTGTTCTTCAGGCTGCGGACATACTGATATACAAGGCCGAAGGAGTACCTGTCGGTGAGGACCAGGTTTACCACATAGAGCTCACAAGGGAGATCGCAAGAAGGTTCAACCACCTGTACGCAGAGGTCTTTCCCGAACCGGATGCCATCCTCTCCAGGGTACCAAAACTTCCGGGAACAGACGGAAGGAAGATGAGCAAAAGTTACGGAAACATCATAAACCTTGAAATCTCAGAGGTTGAACTGGAAAGAACCATTCTGAGAATGATGACAGATCCTGCCAGGGTGAGAAGAACAGACCCGGGAAATCCTGAGAACTGCCCTGTTTGGAAATACCACCAGGCGTTCGACATCAGCGAAGAGGAGAGCAAATGGGTCTGGGAGGGCTGTACAACGGCCAGGATAGGATGTGTTGACTGCAAAAAGCTTCTTTTGAAGAACATGAAGAAGAAACTGATGCCGATCTGGGAGAATTTTTCCAGAATAGACGAAGATCCACACTATGTGGACGATGTGATTTTCGAAGGAACGAAAAGGGCCAGGGAAGTGGCCAGGCAAACCATGGAGGAAGTGAGGAAAGCAATGAATCTCATGTTCTGA
- the scpB gene encoding SMC-Scp complex subunit ScpB — MHLKAAIEALLFASSGVSPEKLAKVLETSEEKVKEILEELVKEYEKPEHGVVLREVGGKYRFYTKPEYADLVSRMSRRKYRNLTESQMEIVALLLLSGPLPKSEIDAFRGKDSSNVLSSLQKMGVVRKKRHGRGFLYQLSPSFVESAMLDEMLKEVSQKLGGDGGQP, encoded by the coding sequence ATGCATCTTAAAGCCGCCATCGAGGCCCTGCTGTTTGCGTCAAGCGGTGTATCACCGGAGAAACTGGCGAAGGTTCTCGAAACAAGCGAAGAAAAGGTGAAGGAGATACTCGAAGAGCTGGTCAAAGAGTACGAAAAGCCAGAACACGGAGTTGTCCTGAGAGAGGTTGGGGGCAAGTACCGGTTTTACACGAAACCCGAGTACGCGGATCTTGTTTCCAGAATGTCCAGACGAAAGTACAGAAACCTCACCGAATCACAGATGGAGATTGTGGCGCTGCTTCTTCTTTCCGGACCGCTGCCAAAGAGCGAGATAGACGCGTTCAGGGGAAAGGATTCATCAAATGTTCTGTCTTCCCTTCAGAAGATGGGAGTGGTCCGCAAAAAACGACACGGAAGAGGCTTTCTGTACCAGCTTTCTCCCTCTTTCGTTGAGAGTGCCATGCTGGACGAAATGCTGAAGGAAGTTTCACAGAAGCTCGGCGGCGACGGTGGCCAGCCTTGA